The following proteins are co-located in the Solanum pennellii chromosome 1, SPENNV200 genome:
- the LOC107013438 gene encoding protein unc-13 homolog: MNLTVEDIQEEFSMMLLISCLDCRYLLLIPLSTFKMYSFLAFTWMDGRYLYFRLYFFLAIGDDYLRETAYEILLAAAGPSGGLVVPSKDIKKKKTSRLMRKLGRSKSDKVMTQSQYLSVLVSSLETMRVQMEIPGGHGRQDKTWSP; this comes from the exons ATGAACTTGACAGTTGAAGATATTCAAGAAGAGTTCTCAATGATGCTGCTGATCTCGTGCTTGGATTGCCGTTATTTGCTACTG ATTCCATTATCTACTTTCAAAATGTATTCTTTTCTTGCTTTTACGTGGATGGATGGGAGATACTTATACTTCAGGCTGTATTTCTTCCTAGCTATTGGCGATGATTATCTCCGTGAAACAGCATATGAGATCCTTCTGGCTGCTGCTGGACCTTCAGG AGGCCTCGTTGTACCTTCAAAGgacataaagaagaagaagacatcTAGATTGATGAGGAAGCTGGGCCGTAGTAAAAGTGACAAAGTAATGACCCAGTCACAATATTTATCTGTACTGGTCAGTTCGTTGGAGACAATGCGTGTCCAGATGGAG ATTCCTGGAGGCCATGGACGTCAGGACAAGACTTGGTCTCCTTAA